A stretch of Poecilia reticulata strain Guanapo unplaced genomic scaffold, Guppy_female_1.0+MT scaffold_1107, whole genome shotgun sequence DNA encodes these proteins:
- the LOC103461342 gene encoding L-selectin-like: MANIQWTLLLLIWTGQCCFMDCQLYEFHYIKEAKTWTEAQQYCRENHTDLVTVTNMKDMERLISILPKDWRGAWIGLYGQTDGTRTWYWSLPGVQFNESEKNWNTNEPNDKTGWQNCGIIWKNLKWGDLSCHDPRYFLCYNDSNSSKKFHLIQERKTWTEAQSYCREKHTDLISGMKQLQDGEVKDETSPVGVNTYIFTGLFRDTWRWSDGSSFSFRHWNKWYDIQIBYRGQCAMTVFDGGRWKNENCDVQKPFICYD, encoded by the exons ATGGCAAATATACAGTGGACTCTGCTTCTGCTGATTTGGACGG GTCAATGTTGCTTCATGGACTGTCAGCTCTATGAGTTTCACTACATTAAAGAGGCCAAGACCTGgactgaagctcagcagtactgCAGAGAGAATCACACTGACCTGGTCACAGTGACTAACATGAAGGACATGGAGAGACTCATCAGTATCTTACCTAAAGATTGGAGGGGAGCCTGGATTGGTCTGTATGGTCAAACAGATGGTACCAGAACATGGTACTGGTCTCTGCCTGGAGTGCAGTTCAATGAAAGTGAGAAAAACTGGAACACAAATGAGCCAAATGACAAAACTGGGTGGCAGAACTGTGGAATCATATGGAAGAACCTGAAGTGGGGAGACCTGTCCTGTCATGATCCTCGATATTTTCTCTGTTATAATG ACAGTAATTCATCCAAGAAATTTCACTTGATTCAAGAAAGGAAAACGTGGACAGAAGCTCAGAgttactgcagagagaaacacacagaccTGATCAGTGGAATGAAGCAGCTACAAGATGGAGAAGTGAAGGATGAAACCAGTCCTGTGGGAGttaatacatacatttttactgGTCTGTTCAGAGACACCTGGAGGTGGTCAGATGGAAGCAGTTTCTCTTTCAGACACTGGAATAAATGGTATGACATTCAGATARACTACAGAGGTCAATGTGCCATGACTGTGTTTGATGGAGGCAGATGGAAGAACGAGAACTGTGATGTGCAGAAACCCTTCATCTGTTATGATG